In Hoeflea ulvae, one genomic interval encodes:
- a CDS encoding endonuclease domain-containing protein: protein MRHQPPALHRQRAKGMRADATPPEAKLWDALRGRQLESFKFRRQVPLKGYILDFVCFERKLIVEVDGWQHADSPHDRRRDAVFVADGFRILRFWNEEVQTNIDGVCLTILAELRNTGEGR, encoded by the coding sequence ATGCGTCATCAACCACCCGCCTTGCACCGGCAGCGCGCCAAAGGGATGCGCGCGGATGCCACGCCGCCTGAAGCCAAGCTCTGGGATGCTCTGCGCGGTCGACAACTGGAGAGTTTCAAGTTCCGTCGTCAGGTGCCGCTCAAGGGCTACATTCTGGATTTTGTCTGTTTTGAGCGCAAGCTGATTGTCGAGGTCGACGGATGGCAGCATGCCGACAGCCCGCATGACCGTCGTCGCGACGCCGTGTTCGTCGCCGACGGGTTTCGTATTCTGCGGTTCTGGAACGAGGAAGTTCAGACCAACATCGATGGCGTCTGTCTGACGATTTTGGCGGAGCTGAGAAATACCGGCGAGGGTCGATAA
- a CDS encoding cation:proton antiporter, with translation MMSQGLHLDLVVLAILAAFIAYSLFSRAINRSILTLPIIFMCLGYALAEPLRMAAPQEVLDEGKRLLAEITLVLVLFADASHVQFSKLRQNWKLPARMLLIGLPLSILLGTLVTFLVSPEGGVAMALLTAAVLTPTDAALAQGVVTNSSVPEELSETINVESGLNDGLVLPFVLLGAILASAGMMQASTDGLARDALTQIVLGPLAGIATGWLVARLMDLAQSRRLIAAAAEGVVFVAAAFAAYVLAEVIGGNGFIAAFVAGMIFGNSYRHNIHFVREFMEGAGQILTMSSFLVFGALLLPDGLAHASLKTVVIAVLFLTVVRVGAIWLSLLGSGLKTRDKLFLGWFGPRGLASILFTLVIMDEFDFPDEAELLACVSMTVALSILAHGLSSTPLARRIGKR, from the coding sequence ATGATGAGCCAGGGCCTGCATCTCGATCTGGTCGTGCTGGCAATCCTTGCCGCCTTCATTGCCTATTCGCTCTTTAGCCGCGCCATCAATCGCTCGATCCTGACGCTGCCGATCATTTTCATGTGCCTGGGCTATGCCCTGGCTGAGCCGCTGCGCATGGCTGCGCCGCAGGAGGTGCTGGACGAGGGCAAGCGGTTGCTGGCGGAAATCACCCTGGTGCTGGTGTTGTTTGCCGATGCCTCGCATGTGCAGTTCTCAAAACTCAGGCAGAACTGGAAACTGCCGGCGCGGATGCTGCTGATCGGCCTGCCGCTGTCGATCCTGCTCGGCACGCTGGTGACCTTTCTGGTCAGCCCCGAAGGCGGCGTCGCCATGGCGTTGCTCACCGCAGCGGTGCTGACGCCGACCGATGCGGCGCTGGCGCAGGGCGTTGTCACCAATTCCAGCGTTCCCGAGGAACTGAGCGAGACCATCAATGTCGAAAGCGGGCTCAATGACGGGCTGGTGCTGCCCTTTGTGCTGCTTGGCGCGATTCTCGCCTCGGCGGGGATGATGCAGGCCAGCACCGACGGGCTGGCGCGCGACGCGCTGACCCAGATCGTGCTCGGTCCGCTGGCCGGTATTGCCACCGGCTGGCTGGTGGCGCGGCTGATGGATCTGGCGCAATCCCGCCGGCTGATTGCGGCCGCGGCGGAAGGCGTGGTGTTTGTGGCGGCCGCCTTTGCGGCCTATGTGCTGGCCGAAGTGATCGGCGGCAACGGCTTCATCGCCGCCTTCGTCGCCGGAATGATCTTTGGCAATTCCTACCGGCACAATATCCATTTCGTGCGCGAATTCATGGAAGGTGCGGGGCAGATCCTGACCATGTCGTCATTCCTGGTGTTTGGCGCATTGCTGCTGCCCGACGGGCTGGCGCATGCCTCGCTCAAGACCGTGGTGATCGCGGTGCTGTTTCTCACCGTGGTGCGGGTGGGGGCGATCTGGCTGTCGCTTCTGGGCTCCGGGCTGAAGACCCGGGACAAGCTTTTTCTGGGCTGGTTCGGTCCGCGCGGACTGGCCTCGATCCTGTTCACCCTAGTGATCATGGATGAATTCGATTTTCCCGACGAGGCCGAATTGCTGGCCTGCGTCTCGATGACCGTGGCCCTGTCGATCCTCGCCCACGGCCTGAGTTCAACGCCGCTTGCCAGGCGCATCGGCAAGCGGTGA
- a CDS encoding protein adenylyltransferase SelO — MSFAGFQFDNSYARDLEGFYVPWKGAEVPEPKMIRFNRDLATKLGLDADALDTETGAAIFAGHTAPEGATPLAMAYAGHQFGGFSPQLGDGRALLLGEVIARDGIRRDIHLKGSGRTPFSRGGDGKAVLGPVLREYVIGEAMHALGVPTTRALAAVATGEQIMRQDGPEPGAVLARVASSHLRVGTFQFFAARGETERLRQLADYAIARHYPELADEPGRYLGLLKAVRDRQAALIARWMLLGFVHGVMNTDNMTISGETIDYGPCAFIDGYDPATVFSSIDRNGRYAYGNQPKIAQWNLARLAETLLDLINPDDSDDAVRQAGEVINGFPLVYEREWLKGMRAKLGLSREEPEDMEIATGLLAVLETQNADFTLVFRSLSSALSGDASPTRTLLANPAGFDVWLPLWQARLAREEGSVEDRAAAMDRVNPVYIPRNHMVEAALASATKGDLAPFERLVEVLADPFTARPGLEVFALGAPSDFGAYTTYCGT, encoded by the coding sequence ATGAGCTTCGCAGGATTTCAGTTCGACAATTCCTACGCCCGCGATCTCGAGGGCTTTTATGTCCCCTGGAAGGGCGCCGAGGTTCCCGAGCCCAAAATGATCCGGTTCAACCGGGATCTCGCCACCAAGCTTGGCCTTGACGCAGACGCGCTCGACACTGAGACCGGGGCCGCGATCTTTGCCGGACACACCGCGCCCGAAGGTGCGACGCCGCTGGCGATGGCCTATGCCGGGCATCAGTTCGGCGGCTTCTCGCCGCAGCTCGGCGATGGCCGCGCATTGCTGCTGGGCGAGGTGATCGCCAGAGATGGTATACGCCGCGACATCCACCTCAAGGGTTCCGGCCGGACGCCGTTTTCACGCGGCGGTGACGGCAAGGCGGTGCTTGGCCCGGTGCTGCGCGAATATGTCATCGGCGAAGCCATGCATGCGCTCGGCGTGCCGACGACGCGGGCGCTGGCGGCAGTGGCCACCGGCGAACAGATCATGCGCCAGGACGGTCCGGAGCCTGGCGCCGTGCTGGCACGGGTGGCGTCGAGCCATTTGCGCGTCGGCACCTTCCAGTTCTTTGCAGCCCGCGGCGAGACCGAGCGGCTGAGGCAACTGGCGGATTATGCCATTGCCCGGCACTATCCGGAACTCGCCGATGAGCCTGGCCGCTATCTCGGGCTGTTGAAGGCGGTGCGCGACCGGCAGGCAGCACTGATTGCCAGATGGATGCTGCTCGGCTTTGTCCACGGCGTGATGAACACCGACAATATGACGATTTCCGGCGAGACCATCGATTACGGTCCTTGCGCCTTTATCGACGGCTATGACCCGGCAACCGTGTTTTCCTCGATCGATCGCAATGGCCGCTATGCCTATGGCAACCAGCCCAAGATCGCCCAGTGGAACCTGGCGCGGCTGGCCGAAACCCTGCTCGACCTGATCAATCCCGATGACAGCGACGATGCGGTGCGGCAGGCGGGCGAGGTGATCAACGGCTTTCCGCTTGTCTATGAGCGGGAATGGCTCAAGGGCATGCGCGCCAAGCTGGGGCTGAGCCGCGAAGAGCCGGAAGACATGGAAATTGCCACCGGGTTGCTGGCGGTGCTGGAAACCCAGAACGCCGATTTCACCCTTGTGTTCCGCAGCCTGTCCTCGGCGCTTTCGGGCGATGCGTCACCGACCCGGACGCTGCTTGCCAATCCTGCGGGCTTTGATGTCTGGCTGCCCCTGTGGCAGGCCCGCCTTGCCCGCGAGGAGGGGTCAGTCGAAGACCGGGCAGCAGCGATGGACCGGGTCAACCCGGTCTATATCCCGCGCAACCACATGGTCGAGGCTGCCCTTGCTTCAGCCACCAAGGGTGATCTTGCGCCGTTTGAACGGCTGGTCGAGGTGCTGGCCGATCCATTCACAGCGCGGCCGGGGCTGGAAGTCTTTGCACTCGGCGCGCCCTCGGATTTCGGCGCGTACACGACCTATTGCGGCACCTGA
- a CDS encoding DUF6481 family protein, translated as MKKQVRTTFTDRREDAMEAKKKLLEKLKAAPKADDPEVIARRLEREAVAKARAERQAERARLKAEEQERKAAQDAADAEAAYAAEHAERLAREAEDKARAERAVADMAAMKEKRDKRYAARKAR; from the coding sequence TTGAAAAAGCAAGTACGCACCACCTTCACCGACCGCCGTGAGGACGCCATGGAAGCCAAGAAGAAGCTTCTGGAGAAACTCAAGGCCGCACCGAAGGCGGATGATCCCGAAGTTATTGCACGGCGCCTCGAGCGCGAAGCGGTTGCCAAGGCGCGCGCCGAGCGCCAGGCCGAACGCGCCCGCCTGAAGGCCGAAGAGCAGGAACGCAAGGCAGCCCAGGACGCTGCCGATGCCGAAGCCGCCTATGCCGCCGAACATGCCGAACGCCTGGCCCGCGAGGCCGAAGACAAGGCCCGCGCCGAACGCGCCGTCGCCGACATGGCCGCGATGAAGGAAAAGCGCGACAAGCGCTATGCCGCCCGCAAGGCCCGGTAG
- a CDS encoding translocation/assembly module TamB domain-containing protein, whose product MAVPKTPRSRPRLIWRVARWFAIGVLVLLAAGLLVFLTTPGGRLIALTLNRLGSTPAQSVEIDRIEGLVSGTTRIGHVMLSDASGEPWLLIKDIRIDWSPLALLSATLAIDDITIDRVELARLPEAAESEDESGALVLPPAFDIKRFTANDILVGEPVAGRVAQFEARGSAKVDASLSTALADLVVKRIDGVGGELTLDADYLEAEDRFNISAKLTEPAGGVMAHLLRLAPEDAISLTATSQGSLADWRLSANGIVNDELVAEANLQMVAGEAGDAVSLQANGSFDRFLPPSIGQLVAGRSDLVLEGLIEPDRVGAVIDLFTFSSAVLSAEGHGRVAREGQVDLTASVSPKPGAGALQFGEDGARISLAVPAATIRVSGNAEEAAIRLEASTDAVAGSDFTADQISATVDFDRFSLATRSGTGMIDVKAGAIGSANEILARAVAGGVSLAGDVTLAEDGSVSSESLTVSSGVANVVMQDLAYDSAGGLAAQLSGTLRTAVLSAEAPKMLGATMEFGGEVARDDAGAVTVRDFQLSTDVVKASGGVALGSEGEIAGDIAASISSLAGVSEAVSGGASLSATLSGQASAPGFEATLTGDGLMVQGRDLSDLVLAAKGVADPDAPQADIDITGSLEGKPIDGSVVLARSEGAVRIDPLRLQVADNLISGTLVLDEAFRPVGTIDLDLKDIGSLSALALQSITGSGGGTIKFDVQDTISVADIKLGFPELSGDGFSVRDASLDASIADLMGAPKPTGTLDVASLNAGGTDVSGLKAEFSQSDGWTVIDGKAQAAGLPVALEARLRQGDEGLELELESGQTTWNGLAVRLTEKARVVVVDGAARIERLVISPGGGEVAVTGTAGEALDIDIAITGLPLTSINAVAPGGGLSGSLSGNVKVSGTASAPVVSYDLNASDVRAAAASSVADLPMSISASGGLNGGRLSFDARGDGGGLSFAASGGLDTAGARAISAQINGSVPFSLLSRTLAQQGLALTGTANANINIDGSVATPQIAGSITTSGARLVDGRTGIAIDNLSADIGLTPGQATIRALSGELSSGGKISGSGTVSIDAAANFPADLNLKVDRGRYADGQMVATQFDADLTLTGPLTALPELGGTVRLDETTITVPDTLPSSIAGLDVTHKNATAQVQSQAERLSGSSDGSSSGGLALDVQVRASRIFVRGRGMDVELGGGLRLTGNIGAPVAAGGFDLTRGRLSVLGKRLDFTRGSLGFAGSVVPILDLAASSQSGTTTITVLVTGRADAPTISFTSSPDLPEDEILAQLVFGRSMSSLSPLQIAQLAEAAGQLTGAVKGGGLVETLRRATGVDDIDVRTDEETGDTSLGVGKYLNDRTYFGLESGASAGSSKARIDLDIGKGIKLRGEAGADGETKGGIFFEREY is encoded by the coding sequence ATGGCCGTGCCGAAGACACCCAGATCCCGTCCGCGCCTGATCTGGCGCGTGGCCCGGTGGTTTGCCATCGGGGTGCTGGTGCTGCTGGCCGCCGGATTGCTGGTGTTCCTGACCACGCCGGGCGGCCGGCTGATCGCGCTGACGCTGAACCGGCTCGGGTCGACTCCGGCGCAGAGCGTCGAGATCGACCGCATCGAAGGGCTTGTTTCCGGCACGACGCGGATCGGCCATGTGATGCTCAGCGATGCCAGCGGCGAGCCGTGGCTGCTGATCAAGGACATTCGCATTGACTGGTCGCCGCTGGCGCTGCTGAGTGCCACGCTGGCCATCGACGACATCACGATTGACCGGGTGGAGCTGGCGCGGCTGCCCGAAGCTGCCGAAAGTGAAGATGAAAGCGGCGCGCTGGTGCTGCCCCCGGCGTTCGACATCAAGCGCTTTACAGCCAATGACATCCTCGTCGGCGAGCCGGTGGCCGGCCGCGTTGCGCAGTTTGAAGCCCGCGGCAGCGCCAAGGTCGATGCCTCGCTGTCGACCGCGCTGGCGGATCTGGTGGTCAAGCGGATCGACGGCGTCGGCGGTGAGCTGACGCTTGATGCCGACTATCTTGAGGCCGAAGACCGCTTCAACATCTCGGCCAAGCTGACAGAGCCTGCGGGCGGGGTCATGGCGCATCTGCTGCGGCTTGCTCCCGAAGATGCCATCAGCCTGACCGCGACATCGCAAGGGTCACTGGCGGACTGGCGTCTGAGCGCCAACGGCATCGTCAATGACGAACTGGTGGCGGAAGCCAATCTGCAGATGGTGGCGGGCGAGGCGGGTGATGCGGTGTCGTTGCAGGCCAACGGGTCGTTTGACCGGTTCCTGCCGCCATCCATTGGCCAGCTGGTTGCCGGACGCAGCGATCTGGTGCTCGAAGGCCTGATCGAACCCGACCGTGTGGGCGCGGTCATCGACCTGTTCACATTCTCCTCTGCCGTCCTGAGTGCCGAAGGCCACGGCCGGGTGGCGCGCGAAGGCCAAGTTGACCTGACGGCGTCGGTGTCACCAAAACCGGGGGCCGGCGCGTTGCAATTCGGCGAAGACGGCGCCCGCATCTCCCTGGCGGTGCCGGCGGCAACCATCCGCGTGAGCGGCAATGCCGAGGAAGCGGCCATTCGGCTTGAAGCATCGACAGATGCGGTAGCGGGCAGCGATTTCACCGCAGACCAGATCAGCGCCACCGTCGATTTCGACCGGTTCTCGCTCGCCACCCGCAGCGGCACCGGCATGATTGACGTCAAGGCCGGCGCCATAGGCTCGGCCAACGAAATCCTCGCCCGCGCCGTCGCCGGCGGTGTCTCGCTTGCCGGCGATGTCACGCTGGCCGAAGACGGCTCGGTGTCGAGCGAGAGCCTGACTGTCAGCTCGGGTGTTGCCAATGTGGTGATGCAGGATCTTGCCTATGACAGCGCCGGCGGGCTTGCCGCCCAACTTTCGGGAACGCTGCGCACCGCGGTGCTGTCGGCGGAAGCGCCGAAGATGCTCGGCGCAACAATGGAATTCGGCGGCGAGGTGGCGCGTGATGATGCCGGTGCGGTCACCGTGCGTGACTTCCAGCTGTCGACCGATGTCGTCAAGGCTTCGGGCGGCGTGGCGCTTGGCAGCGAGGGCGAGATTGCCGGCGACATTGCAGCCAGCATCTCCAGCCTGGCAGGCGTCAGCGAGGCCGTGTCGGGCGGTGCGAGCCTTTCGGCAACCCTGTCCGGACAGGCTTCCGCACCCGGCTTCGAAGCGACGCTGACGGGTGACGGATTGATGGTCCAGGGCCGCGATCTGTCCGATCTGGTGCTTGCGGCCAAAGGCGTGGCGGATCCGGATGCGCCGCAGGCCGATATTGACATTACCGGCTCGCTGGAAGGCAAGCCGATCGACGGCAGTGTTGTGCTCGCCCGCTCCGAAGGCGCGGTCCGGATCGATCCGCTGCGGTTGCAGGTGGCCGACAATCTGATATCGGGAACACTGGTGCTGGATGAGGCCTTTCGGCCCGTGGGAACTATCGATCTCGACCTCAAGGATATCGGTTCGCTCTCGGCACTGGCGCTGCAGTCGATCACCGGCAGTGGCGGCGGCACAATCAAGTTTGACGTGCAAGACACCATCTCCGTGGCCGATATCAAGCTCGGATTCCCGGAACTTTCGGGCGACGGGTTTTCCGTGCGCGACGCCAGCCTGGATGCCAGCATTGCCGATCTGATGGGGGCGCCGAAGCCGACCGGCACGCTCGATGTCGCCTCATTGAACGCCGGCGGCACCGATGTCTCCGGGCTCAAGGCAGAATTCTCCCAGTCGGACGGCTGGACCGTGATCGACGGCAAGGCCCAGGCCGCCGGATTGCCGGTGGCGCTGGAGGCTCGGCTGCGTCAGGGCGACGAGGGGCTGGAACTGGAGCTGGAAAGCGGCCAGACGACCTGGAACGGGCTTGCGGTCAGACTGACCGAAAAGGCGCGGGTGGTGGTTGTCGACGGCGCTGCCCGGATCGAGCGGCTTGTGATCTCGCCGGGCGGCGGAGAGGTTGCAGTGACCGGCACTGCCGGCGAGGCGCTGGACATCGATATCGCGATAACCGGCCTGCCGCTGACCTCGATCAATGCGGTTGCTCCGGGCGGCGGATTGTCGGGCTCGCTGTCGGGCAATGTCAAAGTCAGCGGAACGGCCTCGGCACCGGTGGTCAGCTATGATCTCAATGCCAGCGATGTCCGCGCTGCAGCGGCCTCATCGGTCGCGGACCTGCCGATGTCGATCAGCGCAAGCGGCGGGTTGAATGGCGGGCGGCTGAGCTTTGATGCGCGCGGCGATGGCGGCGGCCTGTCCTTCGCTGCATCGGGCGGGCTGGATACTGCTGGCGCGCGCGCCATCTCCGCGCAGATCAATGGCAGCGTGCCGTTCTCGCTGCTGTCGCGAACCCTTGCCCAGCAGGGGCTGGCGCTGACCGGAACGGCCAATGCCAATATCAATATCGACGGGTCTGTGGCAACGCCGCAGATTGCCGGATCGATCACAACCTCCGGCGCGCGGCTGGTTGATGGTCGGACGGGCATCGCCATCGACAATCTGAGCGCGGATATCGGCCTGACGCCCGGACAGGCAACAATCCGCGCGCTGTCGGGCGAGTTGTCCTCGGGCGGCAAGATCAGCGGCTCCGGGACTGTGTCGATCGACGCGGCCGCCAATTTCCCCGCCGATCTGAACCTGAAGGTGGATCGAGGGCGCTATGCCGACGGCCAGATGGTGGCGACACAGTTTGATGCCGATCTGACCCTGACCGGACCTTTGACGGCGCTGCCGGAGCTTGGCGGTACGGTGCGACTGGACGAGACCACGATCACGGTTCCCGACACGCTGCCAAGTTCGATCGCCGGGCTTGATGTCACCCACAAGAACGCCACGGCGCAGGTTCAGTCCCAGGCCGAGCGTCTGTCGGGCAGCAGCGACGGCAGCTCGTCCGGCGGGCTTGCACTGGATGTGCAGGTCCGGGCCAGCCGCATCTTCGTACGCGGCAGGGGCATGGATGTGGAACTGGGCGGCGGCTTGCGGCTGACCGGCAATATCGGCGCGCCGGTGGCAGCCGGCGGTTTCGATCTGACCCGCGGCCGGCTCAGCGTGCTCGGCAAGCGGCTTGATTTCACCCGGGGCAGCCTCGGCTTTGCCGGCTCGGTCGTGCCGATCCTGGATCTGGCAGCCTCGAGCCAGTCCGGCACCACCACGATCACCGTGCTGGTGACCGGGCGGGCCGATGCGCCGACGATCAGCTTCACTTCGAGCCCGGATCTGCCCGAGGACGAAATCCTGGCGCAGCTCGTGTTCGGGCGCTCGATGAGCAGCCTGTCGCCGCTGCAGATTGCCCAGTTGGCCGAAGCCGCCGGACAGTTGACCGGTGCGGTCAAGGGCGGCGGACTGGTCGAAACCCTGCGCCGTGCCACCGGTGTGGACGACATCGATGTGCGCACCGACGAGGAAACCGGCGACACATCGCTCGGTGTCGGCAAATATCTCAATGACCGCACCTATTTCGGTCTCGAGAGCGGCGCCTCTGCCGGTTCGAGCAAGGCCCGGATCGATCTCGATATCGGCAAGGGCATCAAGCTGCGTGGCGAGGCCGGTGCGGATGGTGAAACCAAGGGCGGCATCTTCTTCGAACGCGAATATTGA
- the msrB gene encoding peptide-methionine (R)-S-oxide reductase MsrB produces MTKTFAKTEDAIARLTPEQFRVTQQNGTERPFTGEYNDNKAAGIYVDIVSGEPLFASSDKFESGCGWPSFTKPIEPAHVEELRDVTLGMVRTEVRSRDGDSHLGHVFPDGPKDRGGLRYCINSASLRFIPKAEMVDEGYGEYVDQVEDI; encoded by the coding sequence ATGACCAAGACATTCGCCAAGACAGAAGACGCCATTGCCAGGCTGACGCCCGAGCAGTTCCGGGTGACCCAGCAGAACGGGACCGAGCGTCCCTTTACCGGTGAGTACAATGACAACAAGGCGGCCGGCATCTATGTCGACATCGTCTCGGGCGAACCGCTGTTTGCCTCGTCGGACAAATTCGAAAGCGGCTGTGGCTGGCCGAGCTTCACCAAGCCGATCGAGCCCGCCCATGTCGAGGAACTGCGTGACGTAACGCTGGGCATGGTGCGCACCGAAGTGCGCTCGCGCGACGGCGACAGCCATCTGGGACATGTGTTCCCGGACGGGCCGAAGGATCGCGGCGGCTTGCGCTATTGCATCAATTCGGCTTCGCTGCGGTTCATCCCCAAGGCCGAGATGGTGGATGAAGGCTATGGCGAGTATGTTGACCAGGTGGAGGATATCTAG
- the msrA gene encoding peptide-methionine (S)-S-oxide reductase MsrA has translation MSERAVLAGGCFWGMQDLIRKMPGVEDTRVGYTGGDVKNATYRDHGTHAEAIEISFDPNRISYRELLEFFFQIHDPSTPNRQGNDRGTAYRSAIYFTDEQQRQTALDTIADVDASGLWPGKVVTEVEPVGDFWEAEPEHQDYLERIPNGYTCHFVRPGWVLPKRDAAE, from the coding sequence ATGAGCGAACGCGCAGTACTTGCCGGCGGATGTTTCTGGGGCATGCAGGACCTGATCCGCAAGATGCCCGGCGTGGAAGACACCCGCGTCGGCTATACCGGCGGCGATGTGAAGAACGCCACCTATCGTGACCACGGCACCCATGCCGAAGCCATCGAGATCAGCTTTGATCCGAACCGGATCAGCTATCGCGAGCTGCTGGAGTTCTTCTTCCAGATCCACGATCCGAGCACGCCCAACCGGCAGGGCAATGACCGCGGCACCGCCTATCGTTCGGCGATCTATTTCACCGACGAGCAGCAGCGCCAGACAGCGCTCGACACCATCGCCGATGTCGATGCGTCGGGGTTGTGGCCGGGCAAGGTTGTGACCGAAGTCGAGCCCGTGGGCGATTTCTGGGAAGCCGAGCCCGAACACCAGGATTATCTCGAGCGGATCCCGAACGGCTATACCTGCCATTTCGTCCGGCCCGGCTGGGTGCTGCCCAAGCGTGACGCCGCCGAATAG
- a CDS encoding autotransporter assembly complex protein TamA, translated as MTHARTKTSEARGTVWPRRLSAGLCLGIALSFASVPAGAFEVFGLKLFEGDEADTIEVVDPLSYTATIEVAGADPDDALHTELEAASQLIQGAERPVAGSIGLIQRANGDFEQLIAALYENARYAGEVRILLDGRPLADLPPDADLSRAEPVPVRILVDPGKQFRFGTVVIGDADGGTYAADAQGLTPGELAKSTVILDAETALVRDLEKNGHPFAQITGRDVVADHDRGVLDVSLQLEAGPVADFGQTAVDGAESVNSDFIARMAGIPQGEQYTPAALTAAEKRLRSLEVFSSVNVRGSDSLSADGSVPVQVTVSERKHRFLGAGATYSSTDGGGLEAYWGHRNLFGRAEKLRIEGSVSSLGETAEAEDMTWRGAVLFEKPGVLGPASKFTSKLEIEQENPDAYRRFSVEAAAGVSYELTPEQTVSAGVNIEYAKLTDSFNVDLETLTVALPLEYVRDTRNNKLNPTTGTRLSLLVEPAHEINGGATFVKLRAEASAYRALDAEKRFVIAGRVAAGSIYGADLASIPANRRFYAGGGGSVRGYGYQDIGPMDASGDPTGGRSMLETSAELRIGITEKVGIVPFVDAGLVSANEDFSDTEFKVGAGVGLRYQTPFGPLRVDVALPLNKGENDPDYGIYAGIGQAF; from the coding sequence ATGACACACGCGCGGACCAAAACCTCCGAAGCGCGCGGCACCGTGTGGCCGCGCAGGCTTTCGGCTGGCCTGTGCCTGGGTATCGCGCTTTCGTTTGCGAGCGTTCCTGCCGGCGCCTTCGAGGTGTTCGGCCTGAAGCTGTTCGAGGGTGACGAGGCCGATACGATCGAGGTTGTCGATCCGCTGTCCTATACTGCCACCATCGAGGTTGCCGGGGCCGATCCCGATGACGCCTTGCACACCGAGCTTGAGGCAGCGTCGCAGCTGATCCAGGGCGCCGAGCGCCCGGTTGCGGGTTCGATCGGCCTGATCCAGCGCGCCAATGGCGATTTCGAACAATTGATCGCCGCGCTTTATGAAAACGCCCGCTATGCCGGCGAGGTGCGCATCCTGCTCGACGGCAGGCCCTTGGCCGATCTGCCGCCGGATGCGGATCTGAGCCGCGCGGAACCGGTGCCAGTGCGCATTCTGGTCGATCCGGGCAAGCAGTTCCGCTTCGGCACGGTCGTGATCGGCGATGCCGACGGCGGCACCTATGCCGCCGATGCGCAGGGTCTGACGCCGGGCGAGCTGGCAAAATCGACAGTGATTCTCGATGCCGAAACGGCCCTGGTTCGCGATCTGGAGAAGAACGGTCATCCGTTCGCCCAGATCACCGGGCGCGACGTGGTGGCCGACCATGACCGCGGCGTGCTCGATGTGTCACTGCAGCTTGAAGCCGGGCCGGTTGCCGATTTCGGCCAGACCGCGGTGGATGGCGCCGAAAGCGTCAATTCCGATTTCATCGCGCGGATGGCCGGAATTCCGCAAGGCGAGCAATATACGCCCGCCGCCCTGACCGCCGCGGAAAAGCGATTGCGGTCGCTCGAAGTGTTTTCAAGCGTCAATGTGCGTGGCAGCGACAGTCTCTCCGCCGACGGTTCCGTTCCGGTTCAGGTGACGGTGTCGGAACGCAAGCACCGCTTCCTTGGGGCAGGCGCGACCTACTCTTCCACCGATGGTGGCGGGCTAGAAGCCTATTGGGGCCACCGCAACCTGTTCGGCCGCGCCGAAAAGCTCCGGATCGAAGGATCGGTCAGCAGTCTGGGCGAAACCGCCGAGGCCGAGGACATGACCTGGCGCGGGGCAGTGCTGTTTGAAAAGCCGGGCGTTCTCGGACCAGCGTCGAAATTCACCTCCAAGCTGGAAATCGAGCAGGAAAATCCGGATGCCTATCGCCGCTTCTCGGTCGAGGCTGCGGCGGGGGTGTCCTATGAGCTGACCCCGGAACAGACCGTCTCGGCCGGCGTCAATATCGAATATGCCAAGCTGACCGACAGCTTCAATGTCGATCTCGAGACCCTGACCGTGGCGCTGCCGCTCGAATATGTGCGCGACACCCGCAACAACAAGCTCAACCCGACCACCGGCACCCGCCTGTCGTTGCTGGTCGAGCCGGCGCACGAGATCAATGGCGGGGCGACTTTCGTCAAGCTGCGCGCCGAGGCCTCGGCCTATCGGGCGCTGGATGCCGAAAAGCGTTTCGTGATTGCCGGTCGTGTCGCCGCCGGATCGATCTATGGCGCCGACTTGGCCTCGATTCCCGCCAATCGCCGGTTCTATGCCGGTGGTGGCGGCTCGGTGCGCGGTTACGGCTATCAGGATATCGGTCCGATGGACGCATCCGGCGATCCCACCGGTGGCCGTTCCATGCTCGAAACATCGGCGGAACTGCGCATCGGCATCACCGAGAAGGTGGGTATCGTGCCGTTTGTCGATGCCGGCCTGGTCAGCGCCAATGAGGATTTCTCCGACACCGAATTCAAGGTCGGCGCCGGCGTCGGCCTGCGATACCAGACGCCGTTCGGGCCGCTGCGCGTCGACGTTGCGCTGCCCCTGAACAAGGGCGAGAACGATCCCGACTACGGAATCTATGCCGGGATCGGACAGGCATTCTGA
- a CDS encoding alkylphosphonate utilization protein — translation MSDETRDSNGAVLADGDNVTLIKDLKVKGTSSTLKRGTMVKGIRLTGNPDEVECRVEKIKGLVLRTEFLKKA, via the coding sequence ATGAGCGACGAAACCCGGGATTCCAATGGCGCAGTTCTGGCTGACGGCGACAATGTCACCCTGATCAAGGATCTCAAGGTCAAGGGCACCTCCTCCACGCTCAAGCGCGGCACCATGGTCAAGGGCATCAGGCTCACCGGCAACCCCGACGAGGTCGAATGCCGGGTCGAGAAGATCAAGGGCCTGGTGCTCAGGACCGAATTTCTGAAAAAGGCCTAG